From a single Campylobacter concisus genomic region:
- a CDS encoding M24 family metallopeptidase produces the protein MNFILKDENAVFYECGYSCDNEFLLCLDGVKYFFTDARYYFEAKSCVNTGVVVLLAQRNLISEVRAFLRKMKPSSLVFNPDELSLSEFNALSKGFKINFKPKANFSRLKRICKSEDEIKILKKASEFGAKCFDEFAKFVRENGEGMSEKELHFNASLIFRQKNELGLSFDPIVAINENAAKAHALPGDKILKKGDLLLLDAGVKFKRYCSDRTRTACFDENFNFSKEQKFKNAKMQEIYEIVKEAQAAAIKVARAGVRACEIDLAARSVIARAGYEKAFFHSTGHGVGVDIHELPVISARSETLIKKGMVFSVEPGIYLENEFGVRIEDVVVAREGGCEIL, from the coding sequence ATGAATTTCATCTTAAAGGACGAAAACGCCGTATTTTATGAGTGCGGTTACAGCTGCGATAATGAGTTTTTGCTATGCCTTGATGGCGTAAAATACTTTTTTACGGATGCGAGGTACTATTTTGAGGCAAAAAGCTGTGTAAATACAGGTGTAGTCGTTCTTTTAGCGCAGAGAAATTTAATAAGCGAGGTGCGGGCATTTTTAAGAAAGATGAAGCCAAGCAGCCTTGTTTTTAACCCTGATGAGCTAAGTTTAAGTGAATTTAACGCGCTTAGCAAGGGCTTTAAGATAAATTTCAAGCCAAAGGCAAATTTCTCTAGGCTAAAGAGAATTTGCAAAAGCGAAGATGAGATAAAAATTTTAAAAAAAGCTAGCGAATTTGGAGCTAAATGCTTTGATGAATTTGCTAAATTTGTGCGTGAAAATGGCGAGGGGATGAGCGAAAAAGAGCTTCATTTTAACGCCTCGCTCATCTTTAGACAAAAAAACGAGCTAGGTCTTAGCTTTGATCCGATCGTAGCTATAAACGAAAATGCCGCAAAGGCGCACGCGCTGCCCGGGGATAAAATTTTAAAAAAAGGCGATTTGCTATTACTTGACGCTGGGGTGAAATTTAAGCGTTACTGCTCTGACCGCACCAGAACTGCTTGCTTTGATGAAAATTTTAACTTCTCAAAGGAGCAAAAATTTAAAAACGCAAAGATGCAAGAAATTTACGAGATCGTAAAAGAGGCTCAGGCTGCTGCGATAAAGGTCGCTAGAGCTGGCGTTAGGGCGTGTGAGATAGACCTTGCAGCAAGAAGCGTGATAGCAAGGGCTGGATATGAAAAGGCTTTTTTTCACTCGACAGGACACGGCGTGGGTGTCGATATACACGAGCTTCCAGTCATCTCAGCAAGGAGCGAAACGCTCATAAAAAAGGGTATGGTCTTTAGCGTGGAGCCTGGAATTTATCTTGAAAATGAATTTGGCGTGCGTATCGAGGACGTGGTGGTCGCAAGAGAAGGTGGGTGCGAGATTTTATGA